From Alienimonas californiensis, a single genomic window includes:
- a CDS encoding DUF1501 domain-containing protein translates to MLRRCASGFGAVALAGLQADSAFGFADAASAPAVSAGHGPHHPPRAKNVIFLYMDGGPSQVDTFDPKPMLDRYDGRSPGELFDVEPTQFDNNGDVLASPWKFSQHGESGLPVSALFPHVAACADELAVIRSMTSEFPEHTFANYFLHTGSGLQGRPSMGAWVNYGLGSESQNLPGFVVINGGLIPPGGLDCFGSGFLPASLQGSVFKPSGSGVANVQPLESTTERQREKLDLIGALDGFAAEHFGAHDSLESAIQNYELAFAMQMAVPEAMALDGESAEVRSLYGLDAEFEPTRIYGSQCLLARRMIERGVRFVELTCPGVGHDRWDQHGNLKKGHEQNARAVDQPIAALLKDLRRRGLLDETLVVWAGEFGRTPFAQGKNGRDHNPHGFTVWLAGGGVKAGAVYGATDEWGYKAIENRVEMHDLHATILHLLGVDHTRSTYRFGGRDMRLTDVKGHVIDGVLA, encoded by the coding sequence ATGCTGCGACGCTGCGCCAGCGGCTTCGGAGCGGTCGCCCTGGCCGGCCTGCAGGCCGATTCCGCCTTTGGCTTCGCCGACGCCGCGTCCGCCCCGGCGGTCTCCGCCGGGCACGGCCCGCATCATCCGCCGCGGGCGAAGAACGTGATCTTCCTGTATATGGACGGCGGCCCGTCGCAGGTCGACACGTTCGACCCCAAGCCGATGCTGGACCGCTACGACGGACGGTCCCCGGGCGAATTGTTCGATGTGGAGCCGACCCAGTTCGACAACAACGGCGACGTGCTCGCCAGCCCGTGGAAGTTCTCTCAGCACGGCGAGTCCGGCCTGCCGGTCAGCGCCCTGTTTCCGCACGTCGCCGCCTGCGCCGACGAATTGGCGGTGATCCGTTCCATGACGTCGGAGTTCCCGGAGCACACCTTCGCGAATTATTTCCTGCACACCGGCAGCGGATTGCAGGGCCGGCCGAGCATGGGGGCCTGGGTGAACTACGGGCTGGGCAGCGAGTCGCAGAACCTGCCCGGGTTCGTGGTGATCAACGGCGGGCTGATTCCCCCCGGCGGGCTGGACTGCTTCGGCAGCGGCTTCCTGCCGGCCAGCCTTCAGGGATCGGTGTTCAAACCGTCCGGCAGCGGCGTGGCGAACGTCCAGCCCCTGGAGAGCACGACGGAACGGCAACGCGAGAAACTCGACTTGATCGGGGCGCTGGACGGGTTCGCCGCCGAGCACTTCGGCGCGCACGACAGCCTCGAATCCGCCATTCAGAACTACGAACTGGCCTTCGCCATGCAGATGGCCGTGCCGGAGGCGATGGCACTCGACGGCGAGTCCGCGGAAGTCCGCAGCCTCTACGGCCTCGACGCCGAGTTCGAACCGACCCGTATCTACGGGTCCCAGTGCCTGCTGGCCCGGCGGATGATCGAGCGGGGCGTGCGGTTCGTCGAACTGACCTGCCCCGGCGTGGGCCACGACCGCTGGGACCAGCACGGCAATCTGAAGAAGGGCCACGAGCAGAACGCCCGGGCCGTCGATCAGCCGATCGCCGCATTATTAAAAGACCTGCGGCGCCGCGGCCTGCTGGACGAGACGCTGGTCGTGTGGGCCGGGGAGTTCGGCCGCACGCCCTTCGCCCAGGGGAAGAACGGGCGCGATCACAACCCGCACGGCTTCACCGTCTGGCTGGCCGGCGGCGGCGTGAAGGCGGGGGCCGTCTACGGGGCGACCGACGAATGGGGCTATAAAGCAATTGAAAACCGGGTCGAGATGCACGACCTGCACGCCACGATTCTGCACCTGCTGGGCGTGGACCACACCCGGTCCACGTACCGCTTCGGCGGCCGGGACATGCGGCTGACCGACGTGAAAGGGCACGTGATCGACGGCGTCCTCGCCTGA
- a CDS encoding DUF6797 domain-containing protein codes for MSLSETPTVPRPQAAPDRTPRRPSCITAALIFAPALLVAPGTVAPGTAAAADASLHERLQQADPAVVAREARLRGDAARGALVYYTSAAACVNCHAAEQGRSPLGPDLTQFEEGVTDAYLVEALLKPSKAIREGYRTVQLLKSDGQIVSGMFVREDDAAIVLRDAENLERELAVPKADVLERGEAETSLMPDGLAATLPSERAVLDLLKYLFALRDGGPARAAELKPPAEQLVVQDDTANLNHARIVAAVENGSPRRGRDLYRSNCEQCHGPDGDTPSLATARAFGKEPLKFGADPYGMFQTLSRGNGLMRAMPSLSPRERYEVVGYIRNEFMKDSNPSYRPVTEEYLDALPKGTEDGEFEPPADRDHGPALASQLGREVESALTIWLGELSISYDLHSMDQAGLWSGGFLNLDATQHKRLRGEGYAQPGGKSVPALDLWRWGHDGTLDYPTDDLLPRGPLPERWLDYHGHYLHGDRVVLSYAIDGREILEVPSPVKGRAGVRHTLRIGPGPELILAAGRSGPDAVPPQLFGEIDGLVQEVDEKGRWVVRIPAGERSRLIDVLRFASTEDDRGAGELAPLDPAHLLAGGGLRWPETLETVGLRGLQTGAYAVDTLTLPEASPWNAWFRTAALDFFPDGRMAVATVGGDVWIVSGIDDDLLNLRWQRYAGGLYEPFGLKIVDGRIYVTCKDRLTRLHDRNADGEADFYESFSSDTDVSTYYHAFNFDLQTDDEGNFYYAKSGQYTDYQLPGAVVKISPDGQRREVVATGFRTPNGMGALPDGRIVVSDNQGNWMPASKINLLEPGAFYGYVQTHASGAWAPDGGAIDHKKVVPPESFDPPMLWMPQEVDNSSGGQVFVDDPRFGPLAGRLLHTSFGQGRLFYLMTQEIDGRMQAAVVRFPHDFDTGIMRANVNPADGQVYVTGMSGWNANGRGNLADGGIARVRYTGKPMRMLADCQVVPEGLQLSFNFPLDPSVPENLEGLSVTVWNYKWTAGYGSPTYRPDDGKPGTQELEIAGATLSEDGRTLTLRTPDLRPVDQLHLEVNVRGADGTSFSEEVYWTIHNVPDQP; via the coding sequence GTGTCCCTCAGCGAGACCCCGACCGTGCCACGCCCGCAGGCCGCCCCGGACCGCACGCCCCGCAGGCCGTCGTGCATTACGGCCGCCCTGATCTTCGCGCCGGCGCTCCTCGTCGCTCCGGGGACGGTCGCTCCGGGGACCGCGGCGGCGGCTGACGCCTCGCTGCATGAGCGGCTCCAACAGGCCGACCCCGCCGTCGTCGCCCGGGAGGCCCGGCTGCGGGGCGACGCGGCCCGCGGGGCCCTCGTCTACTACACCTCCGCCGCCGCCTGCGTGAACTGCCACGCGGCGGAGCAGGGCCGCTCCCCGCTGGGGCCGGACCTGACGCAGTTTGAGGAAGGCGTGACGGACGCGTACCTCGTCGAGGCCCTGCTCAAACCCTCCAAAGCGATTCGCGAGGGCTATCGGACGGTTCAGCTTCTCAAAAGCGACGGGCAGATCGTCAGCGGGATGTTCGTCCGGGAGGACGACGCCGCGATCGTGCTGCGGGACGCGGAGAACCTGGAGCGGGAGCTCGCCGTCCCGAAGGCGGACGTGCTCGAACGGGGCGAGGCGGAGACTTCCCTCATGCCGGACGGCCTGGCGGCGACGCTGCCGTCCGAGCGGGCGGTTCTCGACCTGCTCAAATACCTGTTCGCCCTGCGGGACGGCGGCCCGGCCCGGGCGGCGGAATTGAAGCCGCCCGCGGAGCAATTGGTCGTGCAGGACGACACGGCGAACCTCAATCACGCCCGCATCGTGGCGGCGGTGGAGAACGGCTCGCCCCGTCGCGGCCGCGACCTCTATCGATCCAACTGCGAACAATGCCACGGCCCGGACGGCGACACGCCCTCGCTGGCGACGGCCCGGGCCTTCGGTAAAGAGCCGTTGAAGTTCGGCGCCGACCCCTACGGCATGTTCCAAACGCTCTCCCGCGGCAACGGCCTGATGCGGGCGATGCCCTCGCTCTCCCCACGGGAGCGGTACGAGGTCGTCGGTTATATCCGCAACGAATTCATGAAGGACTCGAACCCGAGCTATCGGCCGGTGACGGAGGAATATCTCGACGCGCTTCCCAAGGGTACGGAGGACGGCGAGTTCGAACCGCCCGCCGACCGCGATCACGGCCCCGCCCTCGCCTCGCAACTCGGCCGGGAGGTCGAAAGCGCCCTCACCATTTGGCTGGGGGAGCTGTCGATCAGTTACGATCTGCACTCGATGGATCAGGCGGGGCTCTGGTCCGGCGGGTTTCTGAACCTCGACGCCACCCAGCACAAACGTCTGCGGGGCGAGGGTTACGCCCAACCCGGCGGCAAGTCCGTGCCGGCTCTCGACCTGTGGCGTTGGGGCCACGACGGCACGCTGGACTACCCGACCGACGACCTGCTCCCCCGCGGCCCGCTGCCCGAGCGCTGGCTGGATTATCACGGCCATTATCTACACGGCGACCGGGTCGTGCTGTCCTATGCAATCGACGGTCGGGAGATATTGGAAGTCCCGTCTCCAGTGAAGGGCCGCGCCGGCGTGCGGCATACGTTGCGGATCGGCCCCGGCCCGGAATTGATTCTCGCCGCCGGCCGGTCCGGCCCGGACGCGGTTCCCCCGCAACTGTTCGGCGAGATCGACGGTCTCGTGCAGGAGGTGGACGAGAAAGGCCGCTGGGTCGTCCGCATCCCGGCCGGCGAGCGGTCGCGGTTGATCGACGTCCTGCGGTTCGCCAGTACGGAGGACGATCGGGGCGCCGGCGAACTCGCCCCGCTCGACCCCGCGCATCTGCTCGCCGGCGGCGGCCTGCGGTGGCCGGAGACGCTGGAGACCGTCGGCCTCCGCGGACTTCAAACCGGCGCCTATGCGGTCGATACGCTTACGCTGCCGGAAGCGTCGCCGTGGAACGCCTGGTTCCGCACCGCGGCCCTCGATTTCTTCCCCGACGGCCGCATGGCCGTGGCGACCGTCGGCGGGGACGTGTGGATCGTCTCCGGCATCGACGACGACCTGTTGAACCTCCGCTGGCAGCGGTACGCCGGCGGGCTCTACGAGCCGTTCGGGTTAAAGATCGTCGACGGGCGGATTTACGTCACCTGCAAGGACCGCCTGACCCGGCTGCACGACCGAAACGCCGACGGCGAGGCGGACTTCTACGAGAGCTTCAGCTCCGATACGGACGTCTCCACCTATTACCACGCCTTCAACTTCGACCTGCAGACCGACGACGAAGGCAACTTCTATTACGCGAAAAGTGGGCAGTACACGGACTATCAACTGCCCGGGGCGGTGGTGAAGATCTCGCCGGACGGGCAGCGGCGGGAGGTCGTCGCCACCGGCTTCCGCACGCCCAACGGCATGGGCGCCCTGCCGGACGGGCGGATCGTCGTCAGCGACAATCAGGGCAACTGGATGCCGGCTTCGAAGATTAATCTTCTCGAGCCGGGCGCCTTTTACGGTTACGTGCAGACCCACGCCTCCGGCGCCTGGGCGCCCGACGGCGGGGCGATCGATCATAAAAAGGTCGTTCCGCCGGAGAGTTTCGACCCGCCGATGCTGTGGATGCCGCAGGAGGTCGACAATTCCTCCGGCGGGCAGGTCTTCGTGGACGACCCGCGGTTCGGCCCGCTGGCCGGGCGCCTGTTGCACACCAGTTTCGGGCAGGGTCGGCTGTTTTATCTGATGACGCAGGAGATCGACGGCCGGATGCAGGCGGCGGTGGTGCGGTTCCCGCACGACTTCGACACCGGCATCATGCGGGCCAACGTCAACCCGGCCGACGGGCAGGTCTACGTGACGGGGATGAGCGGCTGGAACGCCAACGGCCGGGGCAATCTGGCCGACGGCGGCATCGCCCGCGTCCGCTACACCGGCAAGCCGATGCGGATGCTCGCCGACTGTCAGGTCGTGCCGGAGGGGCTGCAACTCTCCTTTAACTTCCCGCTCGATCCGTCCGTCCCGGAGAACCTTGAGGGACTCTCGGTGACGGTTTGGAACTACAAGTGGACCGCCGGATACGGTTCGCCGACGTATCGCCCGGACGACGGGAAACCCGGCACGCAGGAACTCGAGATCGCCGGGGCGACGCTCAGCGAGGACGGCCGAACGCTGACGCTCCGCACGCCGGACCTGCGGCCGGTCGATCAATTGCACTTGGAAGTGAACGTCCGCGGGGCGGACGGGACGTCGTTCTCCGAGGAGGTCTACTGGACGATTCACAACGTCCCGGACCAGCCCTGA
- a CDS encoding LysR family transcriptional regulator, with amino-acid sequence MELTPLRYFLRAADRENFTRAAEDLKVSQPALSRAVAGLERELGRPLFERDGRTVKLTDAGRTFRTQAAKIVGLADDARAELVDDGRTGAVRVAIIPTLAPYLLPGLLRSFVEIRPEAEVRVAETVTAECVRKVRAGESDLALLTTPVPDPALHVERLYEEELLAALPAGHRLAETPTLTVGDLQSEPFVLLGEAHCLSEEALSFCRRSGVQPILLERTSQLATVKALVAAGHGVSLIPAAAAAEDPGIAYRRLTGDRPTRTVVAAWDQERYVSKLTKAFLDVLRGRRAG; translated from the coding sequence ATGGAACTCACGCCGCTCCGCTACTTCCTCCGCGCCGCCGACCGCGAGAATTTTACCCGGGCGGCCGAGGATCTGAAGGTGTCCCAACCCGCGCTCAGTCGGGCGGTGGCGGGGTTGGAGCGGGAACTGGGCCGCCCGCTGTTCGAGCGCGACGGCCGCACGGTCAAGCTGACCGACGCCGGCCGCACCTTTCGCACCCAGGCGGCGAAGATCGTCGGCCTGGCGGACGACGCCCGGGCGGAGCTGGTCGACGACGGCCGCACCGGGGCGGTGCGGGTGGCGATCATCCCCACCCTCGCCCCGTACCTGTTGCCGGGCCTGCTGCGTTCGTTTGTGGAGATCCGCCCCGAAGCGGAGGTGCGGGTGGCGGAGACCGTCACCGCGGAGTGCGTCCGCAAAGTGCGGGCCGGGGAGAGCGATCTCGCCCTGCTGACCACCCCCGTGCCCGACCCCGCCCTGCACGTGGAGCGGCTTTATGAGGAAGAATTGCTCGCCGCCCTGCCCGCCGGCCACCGGCTGGCGGAGACGCCGACGCTGACGGTGGGCGACTTGCAGAGCGAACCGTTCGTGCTGCTGGGCGAGGCGCACTGTCTGTCGGAGGAGGCGCTGTCCTTCTGCCGTCGCTCCGGGGTGCAGCCGATCCTGCTGGAGCGCACGAGCCAATTAGCGACGGTGAAGGCGCTGGTCGCCGCCGGCCACGGCGTCTCCCTGATCCCCGCCGCCGCCGCCGCCGAGGACCCCGGCATCGCGTACCGCCGCCTCACGGGCGACCGCCCGACCCGCACCGTCGTCGCCGCCTGGGACCAGGAGCGGTACGTCAGCAAGCTGACGAAGGCGTTTCTGGACGTGCTGCGCGGCCGGCGG
- the katG gene encoding catalase/peroxidase HPI encodes MITRFLPLRPTAGVAALCFAASAFAQQGPTVTKPGTPPSESGPPPGEVAGDKPVPATPGDAKPGEGKPGEGQPAEGQPGDGVCPVMGDMSGGGASPSTAARSRTTGAYSNREWWPNQLDLSILHQNPPSLNPLGEEYDYAAEFATLDLEAVKKDIKALMTDSKDWWPADYGHYGPFFIRMAWHSAGTYRTFDGRGGASSGTLRFAPLSSWPDNTNLDKARRLLWPIKQKYGQKLSWADLMILTGNCALEDMGLETFGYGGGREDLWEPEADIYWGSETEWMGNEARYTENEETGERELEMPLAASHMGLIYVNPQGVNGEPDPLASALAIRDTFGRMAMNDEETVALIAGGHTFGKAHGAGDPTEYVGAEPEGASLEEQGLGWKNKYGAGFGDKTITSGLEGAWTSTPTQWSNGYFDNLFGYEWELTKSPAGAWQWKPKGDEGAGTVPDAFDPAKTHAPMMFTTDLSLKMDPIYGPISKRFHENPDQFAEAFAKAWYKLTHRDMGPVDRLLGPEVAPAQLWQDPVPAADHPLVDADDVAALKKKTLESGLSTADLVKTAWASASSFRGSDMRGGANGARVRLEPQRDWEVNEPERLAKSLQTLEEIQKEFNDAQDGGKRISLADLIVLAGAAAIEDAAKKAGHDVTVPFVAGRTDATAEMTDAESFEPLEPVADGFRNYQARTVTQPGPELLIDKAQQLTLSVPEMTVLVGGMRALGANAGAGPMAELGVLTQTPGTLNNAFFKNLLTMDVVWKKAGYCDFVYEGYDRETGEQKWTASGVDLVFGSNAQLRGIAEVYAADAADEKFVRDFVKAWTKVMTLDRFDLEPSEKADADRVAVR; translated from the coding sequence ATGATCACCAGATTCCTTCCCCTCCGACCGACGGCCGGCGTCGCCGCGCTCTGTTTCGCCGCCTCCGCCTTTGCGCAGCAGGGGCCGACGGTCACCAAGCCGGGCACGCCGCCCTCGGAGTCCGGCCCGCCGCCGGGCGAGGTCGCCGGCGACAAGCCCGTTCCCGCCACCCCCGGCGACGCCAAGCCGGGTGAAGGCAAACCGGGTGAAGGACAGCCCGCCGAAGGTCAGCCGGGCGACGGCGTGTGCCCGGTGATGGGCGACATGAGCGGGGGCGGGGCGAGTCCGTCGACCGCCGCCCGGTCCCGCACCACCGGCGCGTACTCCAACCGGGAGTGGTGGCCGAACCAGCTCGACCTGTCGATCCTGCACCAGAACCCGCCGTCGCTGAACCCGCTGGGCGAGGAGTACGACTACGCCGCCGAGTTCGCCACGCTCGACCTGGAGGCCGTCAAGAAGGACATCAAAGCCCTGATGACGGACTCGAAGGACTGGTGGCCGGCCGACTACGGCCACTACGGCCCGTTCTTCATCCGCATGGCCTGGCACAGCGCCGGCACCTACCGCACCTTCGACGGCCGCGGCGGGGCCTCCTCCGGCACGCTGCGGTTCGCCCCGCTGAGCAGCTGGCCGGACAACACCAACCTGGACAAGGCCCGCCGCCTGCTCTGGCCGATCAAGCAGAAGTACGGCCAGAAGCTCTCCTGGGCGGACCTGATGATCCTCACCGGCAACTGCGCCCTGGAGGACATGGGCCTGGAGACGTTCGGCTACGGCGGCGGCCGCGAAGACCTGTGGGAGCCGGAAGCCGATATTTACTGGGGCTCCGAGACCGAATGGATGGGCAACGAGGCCCGCTACACCGAGAACGAAGAGACCGGCGAACGCGAGCTTGAGATGCCGCTCGCCGCGTCCCACATGGGGCTGATCTACGTCAACCCGCAGGGCGTGAACGGCGAGCCGGACCCGCTGGCCAGCGCCCTGGCCATCCGCGACACCTTCGGCCGCATGGCGATGAACGACGAGGAGACCGTCGCCTTGATCGCCGGCGGGCACACGTTCGGCAAGGCCCACGGCGCCGGCGACCCCACCGAGTACGTCGGGGCGGAGCCGGAAGGCGCCTCCCTAGAGGAGCAGGGCCTCGGCTGGAAGAACAAATACGGCGCCGGCTTCGGCGACAAGACGATCACCAGCGGCCTGGAGGGCGCCTGGACCAGCACCCCGACGCAGTGGTCCAACGGCTACTTCGACAACCTGTTCGGCTACGAGTGGGAACTGACCAAAAGCCCCGCCGGCGCCTGGCAGTGGAAGCCCAAGGGCGACGAGGGCGCCGGCACCGTGCCGGACGCGTTCGACCCCGCAAAGACCCACGCCCCGATGATGTTCACCACGGACCTCTCCCTGAAGATGGACCCGATCTACGGGCCGATCTCCAAGCGGTTCCATGAGAACCCGGACCAGTTCGCCGAGGCCTTCGCCAAGGCCTGGTACAAGCTGACCCACCGCGATATGGGCCCGGTGGACCGGCTGCTCGGCCCGGAGGTCGCCCCGGCTCAACTCTGGCAGGACCCGGTGCCGGCGGCCGATCACCCGCTGGTCGACGCGGACGACGTCGCCGCGTTGAAGAAGAAGACGTTGGAGTCCGGCCTGTCCACCGCCGACCTGGTGAAGACCGCCTGGGCCAGCGCCTCCTCCTTCCGCGGCTCGGACATGCGGGGCGGGGCGAACGGCGCCCGCGTCCGGCTGGAACCGCAGCGGGACTGGGAGGTCAACGAACCGGAGCGGCTCGCCAAGTCCCTCCAGACGCTGGAGGAGATCCAGAAGGAGTTCAACGACGCCCAAGACGGCGGTAAGCGGATCTCGCTGGCCGACCTGATCGTGCTCGCCGGCGCCGCCGCGATCGAGGACGCCGCCAAAAAGGCCGGCCACGACGTGACCGTGCCCTTCGTCGCCGGTCGCACCGACGCCACCGCGGAGATGACCGACGCGGAGTCCTTCGAGCCGCTCGAGCCGGTCGCGGACGGTTTCCGCAACTATCAGGCCCGCACCGTGACCCAGCCGGGGCCGGAACTGCTGATCGACAAGGCCCAGCAGCTCACGCTGAGCGTCCCGGAGATGACGGTCCTGGTCGGCGGCATGCGGGCGCTCGGCGCCAACGCCGGCGCCGGCCCGATGGCCGAGTTGGGCGTGCTCACCCAGACCCCGGGCACGTTGAACAACGCCTTCTTCAAGAACCTGCTGACGATGGACGTCGTCTGGAAGAAGGCCGGTTACTGCGACTTTGTTTATGAGGGCTACGACCGGGAGACCGGCGAGCAGAAGTGGACCGCCAGCGGCGTCGATCTGGTGTTCGGCTCGAACGCCCAGCTCCGCGGCATCGCCGAGGTCTACGCCGCCGACGCCGCTGACGAGAAGTTCGTCCGCGACTTCGTCAAAGCCTGGACGAAGGTGATGACCCTGGACCGCTTCGACCTGGAGCCGTCCGAGAAGGCCGACGCCGACCGCGTCGCCGTGCGGTAA
- a CDS encoding alpha/beta hydrolase family protein, with protein sequence MSSPAVVRPPVRFVRRITLVALGLIAAGTAAGAGADEPAEAFSLKDRIAAAQAEQPAAGDLSYKTDDWHGFTRFTFTGADSDEWIVAPKAPRADRAWVWRARFPGVATELDVELLKRGFHIVYKDVAQDFGGPRAMQRWRGFYEKLRRLGLGERGIFEGLSRGGLPIFAWAANYPETVAAVLGDNPVCDIRSWPGADNGATSVACMTAYGVTPETLAAFEGSPVRLTDKLAAPRADGEPGPPVVFVLNGADEVVPPADNADVMVRKLRAAGGTVKVYLKPGLGHHPHGLQTPEAIEELADWLIEHGTFAAPAAGGDPAEK encoded by the coding sequence ATGTCGTCGCCCGCCGTCGTTCGTCCCCCGGTCCGGTTTGTCCGCCGCATTACCCTCGTGGCGCTGGGATTGATCGCGGCGGGGACGGCCGCCGGCGCCGGCGCCGACGAGCCCGCGGAGGCGTTCTCCCTGAAGGACCGCATTGCGGCGGCTCAGGCCGAGCAGCCCGCCGCGGGGGACCTGTCATACAAAACGGACGACTGGCACGGTTTCACACGGTTCACTTTCACCGGTGCGGACAGCGACGAATGGATTGTGGCCCCGAAGGCCCCCCGGGCGGACCGGGCCTGGGTCTGGCGGGCCCGGTTCCCCGGCGTGGCGACGGAACTGGACGTGGAACTGCTGAAGCGGGGCTTTCATATTGTCTATAAAGACGTCGCCCAGGACTTCGGCGGGCCGCGGGCGATGCAGCGCTGGCGGGGGTTCTATGAAAAACTCCGCCGGCTGGGGCTGGGGGAGCGGGGGATCTTCGAGGGACTCAGCCGCGGGGGGCTGCCGATCTTCGCCTGGGCCGCGAACTACCCGGAGACCGTCGCGGCCGTCCTGGGCGACAATCCGGTCTGCGATATTCGCTCCTGGCCGGGAGCCGACAACGGGGCGACCAGCGTCGCCTGCATGACCGCCTACGGGGTGACGCCGGAGACGCTGGCGGCGTTCGAGGGCAGCCCGGTAAGGCTGACGGACAAGCTCGCCGCCCCGCGGGCGGACGGGGAGCCGGGGCCGCCGGTCGTGTTCGTCTTGAACGGGGCGGACGAGGTCGTCCCGCCGGCCGACAACGCCGACGTAATGGTCCGCAAACTGCGGGCCGCCGGCGGCACGGTGAAGGTATATCTCAAGCCGGGCCTGGGCCATCACCCGCACGGCCTGCAAACGCCGGAGGCGATTGAGGAACTGGCCGACTGGCTGATCGAGCACGGCACCTTCGCGGCGCCGGCGGCGGGCGGGGATCCAGCGGAAAAATAG